The Pontibacter korlensis sequence ACAGCAAGCTGCGTGTGCAGTTCTTCTGGCCCTTCCGCGGCGATTACTGGATACTGGAGCTAGACCCCGACTACCAATATGCTATGGTTGGCTCCCCCGATCGCGAAAGTCTCTGGATTCTCTCCCGCACTCCTAAACTAGACCAGGACGTAATGGAACAGCTTGTGCAGTTAGCCGAGCAAAAAGGATTTCCGGTAGAGCGACTATTACTTACCGACCAAAGCTGCTTTACACAAGAGTAAACCTCTACATAATCAAAAACCTGACGCAGCTGCAAGAGTTTTTATACTTTGGCAGCTGCGTTTTTTTGTTGCCCTAGCCTAAGTCCACTATCAATAAAGCCGCCATACAAGTTTTCTCCAGAACTGTGGCAACAGATAGTGCGGGCGCGACTCTAAGCCTGTTTTATAAAAACAGAAGCACTGGATTTTATCAGACAAAGCGCTATATTGTAACAGAATAGTACTAAATTCTACTTCACGTTACTCAACAACTATGACAATTGGAATCAGAGAAATGTGGTACAGCACCAATAAGGTATTAACCATCATCAATGCTACTCTTTTAGCCGTTCTTACTGGCAATGTAACAGACCCCAAAGCAATTCAAAATGCTCGAATTCCTCTCTACGCCAACATCCTCCTACTAGTGTTGCTGAGTATAGGACTAGCTGCTGCGATATATAAACTTTGGACGTAAGTATAAGGGTGAGCTAAGTATACACTGGTCTGTAAAGCTGATGAGTTGTGTTGGTTGGGCAGTACCCGTTTTAATGGCAGCCGTAATTTTCTGTAGGACTGATGACAATTCTACCATCAACAACACTAAGCCGCTAATGTACTGCTCAGTTTAAACGAGTATGTTATACTTCATGGAGATAAGAGTATGATAAGGCCAAAAGAACTGATAAGTAGATGGGTTGAAGCATTTAATAAGGGAGATGCAGACGAGATAGCTGAGTTTTATCATGCTGATGCTGTAAATCACCAGGTAGCCAACGAACCCATTGTAGGAAAAGAAGCGATCAGGCAAATGTTTGCCCAAGAGTTTTCTACTGCAGAAATGACATGTATAGTAGAGAACATCTTTGAAGATGGGGACTGGGGAATACTAGAATGGAAGGATCCTTTAGGTCTTAGAGGGTGTGGCTTCTTTCATATTGTCGATGACAAAATCAAGCTTCAAAGAGGCTATTGGGACAAGCTTTCGTTCCTAAGGCAACACAAGTTGCCAATCCCAACAGAATAAGCTATCGATTATGAACTCAAGTCAAAAACCTACGAACAAACTTACAACTCCTATTCTTCTATTAAGTCTCTTAACTCTGAGCTTTTGCGCTGCTAGAAAACACACGTCCTCAACCGGCAGCTACACAGTATCAGGTACAGTGAGTGGTGTGGAAGAAGATACCTGGATATACCTTAAGAGTACTACTCCCCCACTGCTGGACTCTGCACTTGTTAAGAATGGTCGCTTTGAGTTTCAGGGGCAATTACACGACAAGGTACTTTATACGATGATTGGGTTTAAAGGACCTTTTTATACAGCCGATGGCGCTTTTAAAGAGTATAGATTATCAGATGCAACTGTACTATGGCTTGAGAACAGCCAAATTATACTTGAGGGTGAAAGGGGCAAACTCCATGAGGCAAAGGTAACAGGCTCTGAGACACAACAGGACTTTATGCAGTTACTCTCCTTACCTCCAGGTGGCCTGGAAAAAATCATGAGCTTTATTCAGCAAAGCCCTAGCTCCTCCTTCCTAAGCGTATTCCTTCTGGACAAGCATAAAGAAGCTTTTGGCAGGGAAGAAACAGCAAAGCTTTTTAGCCTTTTGTCTGAAACTAGAAGAGAGACTATGTACGGAAGGCGGATTTCTGAATACCTTCAGCCGAATAAGGAATAGCCGTGGTCAGATTTGTAAAACAAAGGCCTTACAGCCTTTAGCTCTGGCTCGTTAATTTTCCCACCTAATATTAGGATGGATATGACCAGGCATCAGTTCACCTTATTCCTTACTGAGAACAACACTGTCATCGAAGGCATCAGAGCTAAGTATAATCCTGAGCAGTACAAGCTGATCTCAGCTCATGTTACTCTATGCCGTGAAGATGAAATAGTACCACTTCGCCTGGTTATAGACAATGTCAGTTCGCTTCATCTGCTATAATTATCAAATCACAGCAACTCTCGTTCTATAGGTAAATTAAGCTAATTCGCTATGTTAGATATCGTTATAGAAGCCCGTAAGGCATCACTAGGTCCAGGAATGGATGTAAAAAGGATACTCCCCTTCCGTCTGCGCAGGATGGTTGGCCCTTTCATTTTTATGGACCACGCAGGCCCTGTAGATGTACAGCCTGCAATAGCCACATCCATGGATGTACTGCCGCATCCGCATATCGGACTATCTACCGTTAGCTACCTCTTCGGTGGCCAGGTGACGCATCGTGATAGCTTAGGCGTACAGCAGGTAATCAGGCCGGGGGAAGTAAACTGGATGACAGCCGGAAGCGGCATTGCACACTCCGAAAGGTTTGAAGACCCAGCTGCACTGGCAGGAGGCACTTTGGAGATGATACAGACCTGGGTAACCCTACCGGAGAAAGAAGAAGAATCGGCGCCCTCTTTTGATAATTACAAGCCTGAGCAGCTCCCGATATTTACAGATACAGGCGTATGGATGCGCTTGATAGCAGGCGATGCGTTCGGAATGAGGAACGACGTGAAAACACATTCCCCCCTGTTTTACCTGCATGTTGTTTTAGACCAAGGAGCAAGGTTTGGATTGCCAACTGGCCATACCGAGCGTGGTATCTATATTGCCAAAGGAAGTATAGAGGTCTCCGGGCGCACATATACTGCAGGGCAAATGCTTGTCTTTAACAAAGGGGTAGACCCAGTACTTACGGCCAAAGAAGCCTCCACTCTTATGCTGTTAGGCGGTGAGCCACTAGGTGAGCGGTACATTTGGTGGAACTTTGTTTCTTCCAGAAAAGAAAGAATAGAACAGGCCAAGGCAGACTGGAAGGAAGGAAGAATCTTGCTACCTCCTAACGACAATCAGGAGTTTGTTCCACTTCCGGAAGAACGTTCCAAGCCAGCCGGAGATCCATCGCCACAAGCACTTTCCTGAGGCAGCAAAGGTGTGATGCTATAGCTTTACTAAGGCAGAAGGGCTGGGACTAAAATAATTGTAATTCGCTATATAATTTATTTATTTTAAGTAATACCTCCACAAAACCCCTTCGCTTATGAAAACTGTACTACCTACCCTTTTACTCTGTGTTTTAATCCTCTCCGGCTGTGCCAGCACCTCTACCTCTACTGCCAAGGTAACAAAGCCCGAAAAGTATTATGTAGGTTTCATGCCTTTGGTAGTTTATACCAACAGCGAGTTCAGCCAGCTTGACTCAGCTACCTATGAAGAGCACATCAGGGGCAAGTTCAATAACCTGGAGAGGTCCATGTACCGCAATCAGCTGGAGAAAACGCTTGTTCGCAATTTTAACCGGGAGAATGCACAGACCCGCCTGGTAAAGTCATCCGACTTATTTGAGATCAACACGGATATAGGTTACAGAGAGTTTCTGCAGAAAGTGCAGGCAACAGGCGTGGATGGTATCCTACTCATAAACCAAAGCGGTTACTGGCATACCACTGATTATACTACTGTGCATTACGACAACGTAAGCAGCACTACCGCAAACCCACAGCCCAATGCAGCTTACCACGCTTACCTCATTGACGTGCATACTCTAAAGCCTGTATGGTATGCTAACTCTGTTGTAACCGGTGTATATGCCGGCTTTGATACGCTAAACAACCACCTGGCACGTGCACTCTTCCGGAAGCTCCGCAAAGACAAGTATATACTAGCTACATATTAAAATAGGATTGAATTGAAAACAGAACGGCCTGAAAGCATCGCTATACTTCCAGGCCGTTCTGTTTATATCTTACGCTACTAGTTCAGCTTTTTCTTCTTTTGAAGAAGTCAGCTGCTGGCTTGCCATCCACTCCTGCTGTAATTGCTTAGAAGTTTTACGGCTGCCATCGTGGCTCCAGCCCGGAGGGCCAAACACATACATAAACTTCGCTCTCCAGGACTTCACGCTTTTCACATCTTTCCAGATATCGTTAAACTCGTGGAAGTTCAGCGTGATAGGGTCGTGCTTGGTTGGCGGGTGCAGTACACCAAATTTTGTCTCCAGCGCTACTTCTTTATCACGGAAGGTGCCAAATAACTTATCCCAGATAATAAGAATACCGCCATGGTTACGGTCGAGGTACTCTACGTTACAGGCATGGTGCACCTGGTGTACCCATGGTGTATTAAATATCTGCCCAAACACCGGTATTTTTGGCACCAGTGTAGAGTGGAGGAAAAACTGGTAAATTGAGTTGAAAGACATACACAGCGCGATCATCACCGGGTTGAAGCCAAGTATAGGCATCCAGATCCAGTAGATAGGCTTGTACATAAAGATCGTCCAGCCATTGCGGAAGGCTGTACCCAAGTTAAATTTCTCGGAGGAGTGGTGCACCAGGTGTGCTGCCCAGAATATACGGATCGTGTGGCAGAAACGGTGGTGCCAGTAAAAGTTAAAGTCGTCGCCGATAAGGCAGAGTACCCACACCCACCAGGCCCAGCCTAGGTTTTCATACCCCAGGTACTCGACACGCAGCGGTTCAAACAGCTTGTAAAACAGGAAAAATAACCCGATTTGATAAGCTTTAGTAAGTGTATTCAACGCGGCTGCCCCTAATCCTACCCAAGTACTGGCTAAAGAGTCCTTCAGGCTGTAAAGCTCCTTATCCTCCCGGTAACTAATGTAGGCCTCTCCTGCAATGAGCAGAAAAAACAGCGGCACAAAATAAGTGAAAGGGTTGGGCATCTGGTCAAACAAGATCTCCATACAAATCAGTCAGTAAAGTGAAGAGTGATGAGTACCACCAAATATTAGGGCACTTCAGAATTCTCTAATTTACGTAAAATTATCCCAAAGTTCTACACCCGCTGCAGCTTTACCTAGCCGCAATGGCCATACTTTTCGCGGCTGATTGGCAGAAATGGAGCCTTTCTCATAAATTTATGTATCCATTAACAATCATGGTATGGACCATAAGCTTAGAACACGTATTGCCCCCACACCCAGTGGTTTCCTGCACCTGGGCAATGCCCTTTCGTTTGCTATTACATGGGCGCTGGCACGGCAGCAAAACGGTATACTTATACTTCGTATTGATGACCTGGACAATGCCCGTTTTAGGCAGGAGTATCTGCAAGATATTTTCGATACGCTGCACTTTATGGGCTTGGATTATGATGAAGGGCCAGCAAACGCAGAGGACTTTCTGAAGAACCACTCGCAGCACCTGCGCATACCTGGCTACCATACCTTGCTGCAACAGCTTGTAAAAAAAGGCGTGGTGTATGCCTGCCCCTGCTCCCGTAAGCAGTTAAGCAGCCTGCCCATGAGCAACTGCAACCTGCACACCTGCCGCCATGAGCGGCTCCCGCTACACCTGCCAGACATTGCCTGGCGCATAGAAATACCAGAAGGCACAGAAATAACTTTTCAGGACCGGCTTCTGCAAAGCTGTACAGTAAAGTTGGCCGAGGAGATGCCTGACTTTGTGGTGCGCCGCAAAGAAGGAATACCAGCCTACCAGACTGCCTCTCTTGCCGACGATCTGGAAATGAAAATAAACACCGTGGTACGGGGCGAAGACCTGCTTTACTCTACGGCAGCACAGCTTTATATGGCTCAGCAACTCGGCGCGGAGGAGGTTTTAAGTATAAATTTTGTGCACCACCCCCTTGTGCTGGAGCCAACAGGCGAAAAGCTTTCTAAGTCTCACGACTCGCTTTCTATTGCGGAAATGCGCAAAAGCGGCCTTAGCAGCAAAGCTTTCTGGCAAATCCTGGCTCAAACCTTGGGTTGGCAAGAGGCGGGTGTAGAAGACGCTAAAAGCTTCCTGGATAACTTCCAGCTGGAGAGGTTGCACATGGCTGACTACCCTAGCCTAAAGGCAAAGGTTGTAGAGTAAACCTGCGATCAAACGTAAAACAAAACGGCAGCCGCTTTATAGCAACTGCCGCTTTATTTATACTTCTTTAGGCTTAACTACTTTGCCTGAATGCTAATAGGCACCTCCAGGTTCTCCCAACGTAGCAGAAGCGCATCATCTGTTACTCCGTAGGCTAAACGTTCGTTCATAGAGGAGGCCTCGCGGGGAGTAACCTGCACACGGAGCGCGTCCTGCTTCTCGTCGTACTGAGTGCCCCACTGCTTAGCGGTTTTGTTAAAGATCACTGTCCACTCATCTTCACCAGGTATGGTGTAGAAGCTGTAGGTGCCTGCTGCTAATCCCTCCCCCTCTACCATCACATCCTTATCGAATGTTACTGTGGTGGCCTCGTTAGCGCCAGCGCGCCATACTTTACCATATGGTACCAGTTCGCCCCAGATAGTGCGCCCTTTTACAGATGGACTACTGTAGTTAACTGTAACAGTAGCATCTCCTATTTTACCGGAAGCTGTGGCAGGAGGACTTGCCTTTGTTTCCTGTGCATGGGCATTAAAAGCCACGAAAATGCCGAACATCAGCATCATGCATAAATTTAGAACTTTTGATCTTTTCATAATTTTTACAGCTTTAGTCCAAAGCGCAAATACGTAAAAGAAAATCTTAAGGATGAAAAAATACGGATAACTTGGTCTTTATATAGGCATAAAACTTCAGCAAACGTAAAATTTTGAGCCTAAAGACTGGCTTACCTCAGGCCTTGCATGTCAACAAACGTCTCCTGTAGCTTTCATCCGTATAGGTAGGTGAAGGCTAAAACAGCCACGTAGACGATATCAAACAAGAATGCCTATGCCCTCAGCCTACAACAACAGGAGAACAAGAATAACCACTCGCACACCATCCCAACAGAAAACATATGGCCGTGATAACTATGATACAGGCCAAAGAACGACCTACAGCACCGGCCGAAGTGCACAGGCAAGAAAGAGGGTTACCAGAAATAATAGAAAGAGACGGGTAACGCGAGGCTCGGCAGTAGAGGGCGCAAAAAACAGGTTAAAGAACTTCAGGCAGGCTTCTATTTTGGCAGTAGCTATTACCGGGTTTATCATGTTGATTTTTTCGCCCAGCGAGGCGGGTTTAGCGCAGGAGGTGGAGCCCGGACAGGAGCAGGCTACTGATGACTCAGTAGCTGTTGTAGAGGAAATAGCTGTAGCAGATTTGGTACCCCCAGATACTGGACTTCCTGCAGAAGACACCACAGCCGTCCTCTCTGGCAAAGAGGCTACTGACGAGGCTATCGGTGCTTTACAAGGCCTGTGGGATAGTTTCTTCTATAACCTGCCCAAAATGCTGATTGCCTTAGGCACCCTGCTATTAGCTTGGTTCTTTGTACGCCTGCTGAAGATGCTTCTTCAGAAAGTATTAGGTCGCTGGGCAAAGTCCGACGCTATTATTTCGCTGGTATCAATCACTGTGTGGCTGCTGGCAATTGGTGTGGCACTGAGCGTGGTGGCCGGTGATATACGCGCGTTGGTTGGTTCATTGGGTCTGATAGGTTTAGCGCTATCGTGGTCGCTGCAAACGCCCATAGAGAGCTTTACAGGCTGGCTTCTGAACTCCTTTCAGGGCTACTACCGTGTAGGAGACCGGGTACGTGTGGGCGATGTGTTTGGCGACGTTTTCCGGATAGATTTTCTAACGACAACTGTTTGGGAGATTGGGGCACCCTACCAAGCTGGCTTTGTACAGGCAGAGCAGCCTACAGGCCGCTTGGTTACATTCCCGAACAACGAGATCCTGACTGGCACCGTCATCAACCTCACTCGTGATTTCCCCTATGTGTGGGATGAGCTAGCTTTTGCCGTAGCAAACGAATCGGACATTCAGCTTTCGATGCAAGTGTTAGAATCTACTGCTGGGCAGCTACTAGGTGATTACATGATAGAGCCTGCCAGAAACTACGCAACGCTGCTCAAGCGCTCCGGCCTGGACTATAATGTACCGGACAAGCCACAAGTTTTTATTTCATTAGAAGAGTCCTGGACAAATATTACCGTCCGTTACCTGGTAGGTGCCCGGGAGCGCAGAAAATGGAAGAGCGAGTTAACACTACGCCTGACCCAGGAAGTAAACAAACCAGAGTATGCCAACAAGATCATACCGGTATACCCTCGGCAGCAGGTGCAGTTTATCAACTCAGGCGGTGTGCCTGTGGAAGCAAGATTTATGGACGGCAGTAACGAAGAAATGCGCTAGCAAACTTCCTCAAGTACAGTTGGGAAAACAGCGGTGTTACAGCTCCTTCTCCTGCTCCACAAGCCTGGCCAATGTTTTATCGTAATCGGGGTGCGTGGTATGTAGCAACTCATACCTATTGAGCTCAGCGTATAGCAGCAGAAAACAAGTATACAGTCAACCCCCAGCCACTGCCAACGCGTAGGCTAAAAAACACCTGTTGTTTTCTCTAAACAAGAATCAGATGCCTAATACTAATTTAAACTCAAACAAAGGTCGTCCTGCTGTTCTACTTTTCGATGTAAACGAAACTCTGCTCGACATGTCGGATATGCAAAAGGCCGTAAACGAAACCTTTGGAAATGAACTGGCTTTTAAATTGTGGTTTGCACTGCTTCTGGAGTACTCGCTTGTAGAGAATGTGACAAACACGTATCATAATTTCAGCGAAGTAGGCCAGGCTGTGATGCGCATGACAGCTGAAAAAATTGGGAAAGATATACCAGAGGAAAAGCAGAAGGAGCTGGTAAATATGGTCAAAGAAACTCAACCGCACCCCGATGTGATACCCGGTTTAGAGAAGCTACAGCAG is a genomic window containing:
- a CDS encoding DUF4369 domain-containing protein, which gives rise to MNSSQKPTNKLTTPILLLSLLTLSFCAARKHTSSTGSYTVSGTVSGVEEDTWIYLKSTTPPLLDSALVKNGRFEFQGQLHDKVLYTMIGFKGPFYTADGAFKEYRLSDATVLWLENSQIILEGERGKLHEAKVTGSETQQDFMQLLSLPPGGLEKIMSFIQQSPSSSFLSVFLLDKHKEAFGREETAKLFSLLSETRRETMYGRRISEYLQPNKE
- a CDS encoding nuclear transport factor 2 family protein, encoding MRPKELISRWVEAFNKGDADEIAEFYHADAVNHQVANEPIVGKEAIRQMFAQEFSTAEMTCIVENIFEDGDWGILEWKDPLGLRGCGFFHIVDDKIKLQRGYWDKLSFLRQHKLPIPTE
- a CDS encoding pirin family protein codes for the protein MLDIVIEARKASLGPGMDVKRILPFRLRRMVGPFIFMDHAGPVDVQPAIATSMDVLPHPHIGLSTVSYLFGGQVTHRDSLGVQQVIRPGEVNWMTAGSGIAHSERFEDPAALAGGTLEMIQTWVTLPEKEEESAPSFDNYKPEQLPIFTDTGVWMRLIAGDAFGMRNDVKTHSPLFYLHVVLDQGARFGLPTGHTERGIYIAKGSIEVSGRTYTAGQMLVFNKGVDPVLTAKEASTLMLLGGEPLGERYIWWNFVSSRKERIEQAKADWKEGRILLPPNDNQEFVPLPEERSKPAGDPSPQALS
- a CDS encoding DUF2911 domain-containing protein, with translation MKRSKVLNLCMMLMFGIFVAFNAHAQETKASPPATASGKIGDATVTVNYSSPSVKGRTIWGELVPYGKVWRAGANEATTVTFDKDVMVEGEGLAAGTYSFYTIPGEDEWTVIFNKTAKQWGTQYDEKQDALRVQVTPREASSMNERLAYGVTDDALLLRWENLEVPISIQAK
- a CDS encoding mechanosensitive ion channel family protein, with translation MPSAYNNRRTRITTRTPSQQKTYGRDNYDTGQRTTYSTGRSAQARKRVTRNNRKRRVTRGSAVEGAKNRLKNFRQASILAVAITGFIMLIFSPSEAGLAQEVEPGQEQATDDSVAVVEEIAVADLVPPDTGLPAEDTTAVLSGKEATDEAIGALQGLWDSFFYNLPKMLIALGTLLLAWFFVRLLKMLLQKVLGRWAKSDAIISLVSITVWLLAIGVALSVVAGDIRALVGSLGLIGLALSWSLQTPIESFTGWLLNSFQGYYRVGDRVRVGDVFGDVFRIDFLTTTVWEIGAPYQAGFVQAEQPTGRLVTFPNNEILTGTVINLTRDFPYVWDELAFAVANESDIQLSMQVLESTAGQLLGDYMIEPARNYATLLKRSGLDYNVPDKPQVFISLEESWTNITVRYLVGARERRKWKSELTLRLTQEVNKPEYANKIIPVYPRQQVQFINSGGVPVEARFMDGSNEEMR
- a CDS encoding glutamate--tRNA ligase family protein — encoded protein: MDHKLRTRIAPTPSGFLHLGNALSFAITWALARQQNGILILRIDDLDNARFRQEYLQDIFDTLHFMGLDYDEGPANAEDFLKNHSQHLRIPGYHTLLQQLVKKGVVYACPCSRKQLSSLPMSNCNLHTCRHERLPLHLPDIAWRIEIPEGTEITFQDRLLQSCTVKLAEEMPDFVVRRKEGIPAYQTASLADDLEMKINTVVRGEDLLYSTAAQLYMAQQLGAEEVLSINFVHHPLVLEPTGEKLSKSHDSLSIAEMRKSGLSSKAFWQILAQTLGWQEAGVEDAKSFLDNFQLERLHMADYPSLKAKVVE
- a CDS encoding sterol desaturase family protein codes for the protein MEILFDQMPNPFTYFVPLFFLLIAGEAYISYREDKELYSLKDSLASTWVGLGAAALNTLTKAYQIGLFFLFYKLFEPLRVEYLGYENLGWAWWVWVLCLIGDDFNFYWHHRFCHTIRIFWAAHLVHHSSEKFNLGTAFRNGWTIFMYKPIYWIWMPILGFNPVMIALCMSFNSIYQFFLHSTLVPKIPVFGQIFNTPWVHQVHHACNVEYLDRNHGGILIIWDKLFGTFRDKEVALETKFGVLHPPTKHDPITLNFHEFNDIWKDVKSVKSWRAKFMYVFGPPGWSHDGSRKTSKQLQQEWMASQQLTSSKEEKAELVA